A stretch of DNA from uncultured Pseudodesulfovibrio sp.:
CCCGGACGAACTGACCATGGTTGTTGACCATGAATATCAGATGGAGCCTCTCCAGGCTGGGGACATTTCCTACGATGTGGCTCCCAATGCGGAAAAGGCCTTTCAGGACAATGAGATGGCCACGAGCCGCCGTCGCCGTTCCGTCTGGCCCACGCTGCTCATCGTTCTGGTCCTGGCAGCCGCTGCGGTGATTTTGGCCCTTAGTCTGAACAAGGCCAAGGTGCAGGATGGTTCCGCACCCGCGTCCGCTCCGACCGAGCAGTCCGCACAACCTTCAGAGGCCGCTCCGGCCGCCCCCGAGGCTGTCACTCCTGAGACCACGCCCGCTGAAGAGCAGGCCGCACCCGAAGCCGCCCCCGAGGAAGAGCAGGGGGCGACGGATGACACGGACAAGGCTCCCTTGGTTGCACCCGCGCCTGCCGACACGACACCCGCACCGGCAGAAGCCGAACCCGCACAGGAGCAGGCCGCCGCGCCTGCTCCGGTTCAGGCTCCGGACGAGGCCGTTGACGAGGAGGCCGCCATCACCCAGGAGGGCGCGCCTGTCGAACCCAAATACGACCACGTGGTTATCATCCGTGCCACCTCCAACAAGGGGTGCTGGATCGGGGTCTGGCGCGGTGAGGAGACCAAGATGGCCCGTGACTTCGTCTTGCGCAAGGGAGAGCCTCTGCGCCTGATGTTCAACAGCCCGCGTCGTATCCGCATCGGCAATGTCGCCGGTGTGACCATGACCTACAACGGTTCGCCCTATGCCCTGGACGCTTCCAAGGGCAACATCCAGACTCTCACCTTCGGCATGTAGCCGGGGCTTTCACTGCCCTTGCGCGGACTAACGGC
This window harbors:
- a CDS encoding helix-turn-helix domain-containing protein, which gives rise to MTFQELGEILKNEREAKGLTIKAVMEATKISRVILLALENGDRSALPHPVYTKGFVKSYARLLGLDPDELTMVVDHEYQMEPLQAGDISYDVAPNAEKAFQDNEMATSRRRRSVWPTLLIVLVLAAAAVILALSLNKAKVQDGSAPASAPTEQSAQPSEAAPAAPEAVTPETTPAEEQAAPEAAPEEEQGATDDTDKAPLVAPAPADTTPAPAEAEPAQEQAAAPAPVQAPDEAVDEEAAITQEGAPVEPKYDHVVIIRATSNKGCWIGVWRGEETKMARDFVLRKGEPLRLMFNSPRRIRIGNVAGVTMTYNGSPYALDASKGNIQTLTFGM